From Oryctolagus cuniculus chromosome 17, mOryCun1.1, whole genome shotgun sequence, a single genomic window includes:
- the SUPT4H1 gene encoding transcription elongation factor SPT4, translating to MALETVPKDLRHLRACLLCSLVKTIDQFEYDGCDNCDAYLQMKGNREMVYDCTSSSFDGIIAMMSPEDSWVSKWQRVSNFKPGVYAVSVTGRLPQGIVRELKSRGVAYKSRDTAIKT from the exons ATGGCTCTGGAGACCGTACCGAAGGACCTGCGGCATCTACGGGCTTGTTTGCTGTGTTCGCTGGTCAAG ACCATAGACCAGTTTGAGTATGACGGCTGTGACAATTGTGATGCATACCTACAGATGAAGGGTAACCGAGAGATGGTATATGACTGCACCAGCTCTTCCTTTGATGG AATCATTGCCATGATGAGTCCAGAAGACAGCTGGGTTTCCAAGTGGCAGCGAGTCA gTAACTTTAAGCCAGGTGTGTATGCGGTGTCAGTCACTGGTCGCCTGCCTCAAG GAATCGTGCGGGAGCTGAAAAGTCGAGGAGTGGCCTACAAATCCAGAGACACGGCTATAAAGACTTAG
- the RNF43 gene encoding E3 ubiquitin-protein ligase RNF43 isoform X2: protein MAGERGASAVLFDITEDRAAAEQLQQPLGLTWPVVLIWGHDAEKLMEFVYKNQKAHVRIELKEPPAWPDYDVWILLTVVGTIFVVILASVLRIRCRPRHSRPDPLQQRTAWAISQLATRRYRASCKRARAEWPDASSSCSSAPVCAICLEEFSEGQELRVISCLHEFHRTCVDPWLHQHRTCPLCMFNIVEGDSFSQSLGPSRSYQEPGRRLHLIRQHPGHAHYHLPAAYLLGPSRSAGARPPRPRPCLPSQEPGTGPRHQHPRAPGEQQCPTGAQHPYTQGWGPSRLRCSSQHPTAGPGPLRRARPHDSSGSGESNCTECSGYLADGPASDSSSGPCHGSSSDSVVNCTDVSLQGIHGSSSTFRSSLSSDFDPLVYCSPEAHPHGEEVQPGVTSRPRSLDSVVPTGETQVSSHVHYHRHRHHHYKKRFQWHGRKLGPETGAPQSRPAVPRTQPQPEPPSPDPQVTRSNPAAPSGQLPNSQRSKALLEPAPGPVEASSHSPSLSSLYDLQKSSLPGRHPQRRRRGCPSEPPPASRAQDLTVHPACQMFPPFNPSLAYPWPPEAHPLIFRPPALDRRLLPEAPGPCYSSSQPVWLCLTPRRLLGPHPPGEGPSEWSSDTPGGRPCPYPHCQVLPAQPGAEEELEELCEQAV from the exons ATGGCAGGTGAGCGAGGAGCCAGTGCTGTCCTCTTTGACATCACCGAGGACCGAGCTGCTGCTGAGCAG ctgcagcagccgCTGGGGCTGACTTGGCCGGTGGTGTTGATCTGGGGTCACGATGCCGAGAAGCTGATGGAGTTTGTGTACAAGAACCAGAAGGCCCACGTGAGGATTGAGCTGAAGGAGCCCCCGGCCTGG CCAGACTACGATGTGTGGATCCTCCTGACGGTGGTGGGCACCATCTTTGTGGTCATCCTGGCCTCAGTGCTGCGGATCCGGTGCCGCCCCCGCCACAGCAGGCCG GATCCCCTTCAACAGCGAACAGCCTGGGCCATCAGCCAGCTGGCCACCAGGAGGTACCGGGCCAGCTGCAAGAGGGCCCGGGCCGAGTGGCCAGACGCCAGTAGCAGCTGCAGCTCAGCCCCGGTGTGTGCCATCTGCCTGGAGGAGTTCTCTGAGGGACAG GAGCTACGAGTCATTTCCTGCCTCCATGAATTCCACCGTACGTGCGTGGACCCCTGGCTGCATCAGCACCGGACTTGCCCCCTCTGCATGTTCAACATCGTAG AGGGAGATTCATTTTCCCAGTCCCTGGGACCCTCTCGATCTTACCAGGAACCGGGCCGGAGACTCCACCTCATTCGCCAGCATCCCGGCCATGCCCACTACCACCTCCCTGCTGCCTACCTGTTGGGCCCTTCCCGGAGTGCAGGGGCTCGGCCCCCACGACCTCGTCCCTGTCTTCCATCGCAGGAGCCAGGCACGGGCCCTCGGCACCAACATCCCCGGGCTCCAGGCGAACAGCAGTGCCCGACAGGGGCCCAGCACCCCTacacacagggctgggggccgAGCCGCCTCCGATGTAGCTCACAGCACCCCactgctggcccagggcccctgcGCCGGGCCAGGCCTCATGACAGCAGTGGGTCTGGAGAAAGCAACTGCACCGAATGTAGTGGCTACCTGGCAGATGGGCCGGCCAGTGACTCCAGCTCGGGGCCCTGTCACGGCTCATCCAGTGACTCAGTGGTCAACTGCACGGACGTCAGCCTGCAGGGCATCCACGGGAGCAGCTCCACCTTCCGCAGCTCCCTGAGCAGTGACTTTGACCCCCTGGTGTACTGCAGCCCTGAAGCGCATCCCCATGGGGAGGAGGTGCAGCCCGGCGTGACCTCCCGGCCCCGTTCCTTGGACTCGgtggtgcccacaggggagacccaggtcTCCAGCCACGTCCACTACCACCGCCACCGGCACCACCACTACAAAAAGCGGTTCCAGTGGCATGGCAGGAAGCTTGGGCCAGAAACTGGGGCACCCCAGTCCAGGCCTGCAGTCCCTCGGACACAGCCCCAGCCAGAGCCGCCGTCTCCCGATCCGCAAGTCACCAGGTCCAACCCAGCAGCCCCTTCAGGACAGCTCCCCAACTCACAGCGGTCCAAGGCCCTCCTGGAGCCAGCCCCCGGCCCTGTAGAAGCctccagccacagccccagcctcagcagtCTTTATGACTTGCAGAAATCCAGCCTCCCTGGCCGGCACCCACAGCGGAGACGGCGGGGCTGCCCCTCGGAGCCTCCACCAGCCTCTCGGGCCCAGGACTTGACTGTGCACCCAGCTTGCCAGATGTTCCCCCCTTTCAACCCCAGCCTGGCATACCCTTGGCCCCCAGAGGCCCACCCACTGATCTTCAGACCTCCAGCCCTGGACCGGAGGCTGCTACCGGAAGCCCCAGGCCCCTGTTACTCAAGTTCACAGCCAGTGTGGTTGTGTCTGACTCCACGCCGGCTCCTAGGACCGCACCCACCTGGGGAGGGGCCTTCTGAGTGGAGTTCTGACACCCCAGGGGGCAGGCCATGCCCTTACCCACACTGCCAGGTGCTGCCAGCCCAGCCTG GcgcagaggaggagctggaggagctgTGTGAACAGGCTGTGTGA